The Daphnia pulex isolate KAP4 chromosome 3, ASM2113471v1 genome includes a region encoding these proteins:
- the LOC124190068 gene encoding uncharacterized protein LOC124190068 isoform X2, producing the protein MHKANLGHLVQAAPVADRLQQMTTALEPSLSEGLIHLSNLFDCVMNYDENIGNSHDDENATLLIRTALQSASNSLNTTESISAEHLQMYEENLFSFSADIAAKEKQLLVQNRELKHLANAINYWRSEEYKLRQLIAELDAKASDAEHKAYRAQRNADKKKKNRWKWITATVFTAGLATPGLVINEKDIKKLRRDRDAWRSQANARRHTLQVAQNNHRDIVSRQKNTEQSIRNTQTSLSSAQISLEKLQKDYLVLSSLGAEMRNISTFLFSLNGELSVVHSQQQLMVLFQPLLESIDSLITFLESNVNTIVLLANNEAVTKIRGYLSSFHAKEVPTVESNSDPSSLAQDKIDDRITILESESDAKIKEFKLDSEDRLKQFQLDSDARLEQVQLDSDATLQQLQLVVWAF; encoded by the exons ATGCATAAAG CTAATTTGGGTCACCTTGTCCAAGCTGCTCCAGTCGCCGACCGACTACAACAAATGACAACAGCTTTAGAGCCTTCCTTGAGTGAAGGACTGATTCATTTATCCAACCTATTTGATTGTGTTATGAACTATGACGAAAACATCGGCAATAGTCATGACGATGAAAATGCCACATTGCTCATTCGAACGGCTCTTCAATCAGCATCAAATTCGCTCAATACGACGGAAAGTATCTCAGCCGAACACTTGCAAATGTACGAAGAgaacctcttttctttttctgctgatATCGctgccaaagaaaaacaactccTAGTTCAAAATAGAGAACTGAAACACTTGGCGAACGCGATCAATTATTGGCGATCAGAAGAGTATAAACTGCGACAGTTAATAGCAGAGCTTGACGCCAAAGCGAGTGATGCCGAACACAAAGCCTACCGTGCTCAAAGAAATgctgacaagaaaaagaagaatagatgGAAGTGGATTACGGCGACAGTCTTTACTGCcg GACTAGCGACGCCAGGACTTGTTATCAACGAGAAAGACATCAAGAAATTGAGAAGAGATCGCGATGCTTGGAGGTCACAGGCGAATGCACGACGTCATACACTTCAAGTAGCTCAAAATAATCATCGCGACATTGTAAGCCGGCAGAAAAACACCGAACAGTCCATTCGAAACACACAGACCAGCCTTTCGTCCGCTCAAATCTCGCTGGAGAAACTGCAGAAGGATTACTTGGTTTTGAGTAGCCTTGGTGCTGAAATGCGAAACATTTccacgtttttgttttctctgaaTGGCGAGTTGAGCGTTGTCCACAGTCAGCAGCAATTGATGGTGCTCTTTCAACCCTTGCTCGAGTCCATTGATagtttaattacttttttagaGAGCAATGTCAACACGATAGTTTTGTTAGCTAATAATGAGGCCGTGACCAAAATTCGTGGTTATCTTTCTTCGTTCCATGCCAAGGAAGTACCAACTGTTGAGAGCAATTCCGATCCATCTTCCCTTGCACAAGACAAAATTGATGACAGGATTACGATTCTCGAATCTGAATCTGATGCCAAAATCAAGGAATTTAAGCTAGATTCAGAGGATAGACTGAAGCAATTTCAACTCGATTCGGATGCTAGATTGGAGCAAGTGCAACTAGATTCTGACGCAACATTGCAGCAATTGCAACTAGTAGTGTGGGCATtttag
- the LOC124190068 gene encoding uncharacterized protein LOC124190068 isoform X1, which produces MDPLTFLALCVFYSLANLGHLVQAAPVADRLQQMTTALEPSLSEGLIHLSNLFDCVMNYDENIGNSHDDENATLLIRTALQSASNSLNTTESISAEHLQMYEENLFSFSADIAAKEKQLLVQNRELKHLANAINYWRSEEYKLRQLIAELDAKASDAEHKAYRAQRNADKKKKNRWKWITATVFTAGLATPGLVINEKDIKKLRRDRDAWRSQANARRHTLQVAQNNHRDIVSRQKNTEQSIRNTQTSLSSAQISLEKLQKDYLVLSSLGAEMRNISTFLFSLNGELSVVHSQQQLMVLFQPLLESIDSLITFLESNVNTIVLLANNEAVTKIRGYLSSFHAKEVPTVESNSDPSSLAQDKIDDRITILESESDAKIKEFKLDSEDRLKQFQLDSDARLEQVQLDSDATLQQLQLVVWAF; this is translated from the exons ATGGATCCTTTAACATTTCTGGCGCTGTGCGTCTTCTATTCATTGG CTAATTTGGGTCACCTTGTCCAAGCTGCTCCAGTCGCCGACCGACTACAACAAATGACAACAGCTTTAGAGCCTTCCTTGAGTGAAGGACTGATTCATTTATCCAACCTATTTGATTGTGTTATGAACTATGACGAAAACATCGGCAATAGTCATGACGATGAAAATGCCACATTGCTCATTCGAACGGCTCTTCAATCAGCATCAAATTCGCTCAATACGACGGAAAGTATCTCAGCCGAACACTTGCAAATGTACGAAGAgaacctcttttctttttctgctgatATCGctgccaaagaaaaacaactccTAGTTCAAAATAGAGAACTGAAACACTTGGCGAACGCGATCAATTATTGGCGATCAGAAGAGTATAAACTGCGACAGTTAATAGCAGAGCTTGACGCCAAAGCGAGTGATGCCGAACACAAAGCCTACCGTGCTCAAAGAAATgctgacaagaaaaagaagaatagatgGAAGTGGATTACGGCGACAGTCTTTACTGCcg GACTAGCGACGCCAGGACTTGTTATCAACGAGAAAGACATCAAGAAATTGAGAAGAGATCGCGATGCTTGGAGGTCACAGGCGAATGCACGACGTCATACACTTCAAGTAGCTCAAAATAATCATCGCGACATTGTAAGCCGGCAGAAAAACACCGAACAGTCCATTCGAAACACACAGACCAGCCTTTCGTCCGCTCAAATCTCGCTGGAGAAACTGCAGAAGGATTACTTGGTTTTGAGTAGCCTTGGTGCTGAAATGCGAAACATTTccacgtttttgttttctctgaaTGGCGAGTTGAGCGTTGTCCACAGTCAGCAGCAATTGATGGTGCTCTTTCAACCCTTGCTCGAGTCCATTGATagtttaattacttttttagaGAGCAATGTCAACACGATAGTTTTGTTAGCTAATAATGAGGCCGTGACCAAAATTCGTGGTTATCTTTCTTCGTTCCATGCCAAGGAAGTACCAACTGTTGAGAGCAATTCCGATCCATCTTCCCTTGCACAAGACAAAATTGATGACAGGATTACGATTCTCGAATCTGAATCTGATGCCAAAATCAAGGAATTTAAGCTAGATTCAGAGGATAGACTGAAGCAATTTCAACTCGATTCGGATGCTAGATTGGAGCAAGTGCAACTAGATTCTGACGCAACATTGCAGCAATTGCAACTAGTAGTGTGGGCATtttag
- the LOC124190070 gene encoding 6-pyruvoyl tetrahydrobiopterin synthase-like, giving the protein MIRRPIAYLTRRETFSASHRLHSPLLTDEENREIFSKCNNPNGHGHNYTVEVTIRGPIDQKTGMVMNLSDLKIYMEESIMKVMDHKNLDKDVPHFHNLVSTTENVAVFIWNSLSAQLPNSSLLYEVKVFETDKNIMVYRGESE; this is encoded by the exons ATGATAAGAAGGCCGATCGCTTACCTCACAAGGAGGGAAACTTTTAGTGCAAGTCATAGACTACACAG TCCGCTGTTGACAGATGAAGAAAATCGagaaatattttccaaatgCAACAATCCAAATGGTCATGGGCACAACTACACAG tTGAAGTCACCATCAGGGGCCCCATCGATCAGAAAACTGGAATGGTGATGAATCTTTCTGACTTGAAGATTTACATGGAAGAGAGTATCATGAAGGTGATGGATCACAAGAATCTGGACAAAGATGTCCCTCACTTCCACAATTTGGTCAGCACAACTGAGAACGTGGCCGTATTCATCTGGAATTCGCTGTCTGCTCAACTCCCGAATTCTAGTCTGCTCTATGAAGTGAAAGTATTTGAAACCGATAAAAACATAATGGTCTACAGAGGAGAGAGCGAATAA